From one Cydia strobilella chromosome 24, ilCydStro3.1, whole genome shotgun sequence genomic stretch:
- the LOC134752290 gene encoding zinc finger protein 845-like isoform X1: MSVDKGKGPIFDPGVCRCCGSMKRCRLLNVEYQCMGQKEVYADMIMDCFGLLMSHLDDKPSARLVCATCVGRLREAAAFRSQVLRCEAAFLQLRMCETEAADEQARLDASAMLEVEIKLEPPDEPLGSAPCDPDDLDDQDDLELKEHMDEPEEPERVKCQSPTDSDDMPLKRRKKRASNGRLPPAEQPPGLEDQDRRMSAEEEAELKKHRANIKILLECSNATPIRCFSGFGYKCCYCTEIYTNPNDLKTHTLSEHDVGTRKVLMQRNMLFGFLVRLDITGLQCILCHAAMDGLNDFTEHLKVTHEKKLHTDVNSHVLPFKFDDGLKCVVCAKVFTKFRTLQEHMNVHFRNYICDVCDTGYPNKRMLGQHCNMHKIGVFNCEYCPKSFNTEQKKKLHERFVHNSNFLNKCGVCKERFKCYTSKEKHMLEIHGMSSSVKCQACEKMFKNQRLLTIHVRRDHLMQRPHKCTHCDMSFFEKKGLKNHLVKHTGSREFQCEICLKEFGRRKTLREHMRIHEERRFRCEECGVGFVQRCSWKGHMRAKHGVVC; encoded by the exons ATGAGTGTTGATAAAGGCAAAGGGCCGATTTTCGACCCTGGCGTATGTCGGTGCTGCGGCTCGATGAAGCGATGCCGTTTGCTGAACGTCGAATATCAGTGCATGGGCCAGAAGGAAGTCTATGCTGATATGATAATGGATTGCTTTGGACTATTG ATGTCACATTTAGACGACAAGCCATCAGCTCGGCTGGTGTGCGCAACATGCGTGGGTCGTCTACGTGAGGCTGCTGCGTTTCGATCACAGGTGCTCCGCTGCGAGGCCGCATTCCTACAGCTAAGGATGTGCGAGACAGAGGCTGCAG ACGAGCAAGCGCGCCTAGACGCGTCAGCCATGTTAGAGGTGGAGATTAAGCTGGAGCCGCCCGACGAGCCCCTGGGCTCCGCGCCCTGCGACCCCGACGACCTTGACGACCAGGATGACCTTGAACTTAAGGAGCATATGGATGAACCAGAGGAAC CGGAGCGCGTCAAATGTCAGTCTCCAACGGACTCGGATGACATGCCGTTGAAGCGGCGCAAGAAACGCGCGAGTAACGGCCGACTGCCGCCCGCCGAACAACCGCCCG GTCTGGAAGACCAAGACCGCAGAATGAGCGCAGAAGAAGAGGCCGAGCTAAAGAAACACCGCGCCAATATAAAGATCCTTCTAGAATGCTCTAACGCGACTCCAATACGCTGTTTCAGCGGTTTCGGATACAAATGTTGCTATTGTACGGAAATATACACAAACCCTAATGATTTAAAGACGCACACATTGTCAGAACATGATGTGGGAACGCGAAAAGTCTTAATGCAAAGGAATATGCTGTTTGGGTTTCTTGTAAGACTAGATATAACTGGGTTACAATGTATATTGTGCCATGCAGCAATGGACGGGTTGAACGACTTCACAGAACATTTGAAAGTAACACACGAGAagaaattacatacagatgTGAACAGTCATGTACTTCCATTTAAGTTTGATGATGGTTTAAAATGTGTTGTATGCGCAAAGGTTTTTACCAAATTTAGGACTTTACAAGAACATATGAACGTTCATTTTAGAAATTACATTTGCGATGTTTGCGACACGGGGTATCCGAATAAAAGGATGTTAGGTCAGCATTGTAATATGCATAAAATTGGTGTTTTTAACTGCGAATATTGTCCAAAAAGCTTTAACACGGAACAGAAAAAGAAGTTACACGAGAGATTCGTACATAACTCTAACTTTCTAAACAAATGCGGCGTATGCAAGGAGCGATTCAAATGTTATACATCTAAAGAAAAACATATGCTCGAGATACATGGAATGTCAAGCTCTGTCAAATGTCAAGCGTGtgaaaagatgtttaaaaatcaAAGACTGCTAACCATCCACGTGCGAAGAGACCATCTAATGCAGCGGCCGCATAAATGTACACATTGTGACATGTCGTTCTTCGAAAAAAAGGGGTTAAAGAACCATTTGGTAAAGCATACGGGTAGTAGGGAGTTTCAATGTGAGATATGCTTGAAGGAGTTTGGGAGGAGGAAGACTCTGCGGGAGCACATGAGGATACACGAGGAGAGGAGGTTTAGGTGCGAGGAGTGCGGGGTGGGGTTCGTGCAGCGGTGTAGCTGGAAGGGGCATATGAGGGCGAAGCATGGTGTGGTGTGCTAG
- the LOC134752290 gene encoding zinc finger protein 25-like isoform X2, giving the protein MSVDKGKGPIFDPGVCRCCGSMKRCRLLNVEYQCMGQKEVYADMIMDCFGLLMSHLDDKPSARLVCATCVGRLREAAAFRSQVLRCEAAFLQLRMCETEAADEQARLDASAMLEVEIKLEPPDEPLGSAPCDPDDLDDQDDLELKEHMDEPEEPERVKCQSPTDSDDMPLKRRKKRASNGRLPPAEQPPALPMSKVQQLMRERDPSYMIDTNVVTVVENSYICPFKCRHNHLLCYYCGANFSDPTGLRHHTITEHHPKKFKVIEHKKMIKMDLTRIDCRLCSENISDLDEFKRHITTVHNKKYYFNAKDLILPFRLTLNEQQCALCDEVFPYFHALNKHMNKHFSNYVCETCGLGFVDKGRFVMHQQRHEEGDFPCETCGKIFKAQYNRDLHIDRVHNKRGRVFCPKCDVKLMSYTQKLKHLVEVHGDAPLSFPCSLCERVFGTRRTLTIHRRKDHLKDYRYECHFCGQKFFTRFALNNHMPTHTRERNFKCKVCEKTYPRLKTLKDHMRIHTNDRRYRCHVCGQAFIQNCSLKGHMKSQHSEFG; this is encoded by the exons ATGAGTGTTGATAAAGGCAAAGGGCCGATTTTCGACCCTGGCGTATGTCGGTGCTGCGGCTCGATGAAGCGATGCCGTTTGCTGAACGTCGAATATCAGTGCATGGGCCAGAAGGAAGTCTATGCTGATATGATAATGGATTGCTTTGGACTATTG ATGTCACATTTAGACGACAAGCCATCAGCTCGGCTGGTGTGCGCAACATGCGTGGGTCGTCTACGTGAGGCTGCTGCGTTTCGATCACAGGTGCTCCGCTGCGAGGCCGCATTCCTACAGCTAAGGATGTGCGAGACAGAGGCTGCAG ACGAGCAAGCGCGCCTAGACGCGTCAGCCATGTTAGAGGTGGAGATTAAGCTGGAGCCGCCCGACGAGCCCCTGGGCTCCGCGCCCTGCGACCCCGACGACCTTGACGACCAGGATGACCTTGAACTTAAGGAGCATATGGATGAACCAGAGGAAC CGGAGCGCGTCAAATGTCAGTCTCCAACGGACTCGGATGACATGCCGTTGAAGCGGCGCAAGAAACGCGCGAGTAACGGCCGACTGCCGCCCGCCGAACAACCGCCCG CCCTCCCCATGTCCAAAGTCCAACAACTGATGCGCGAACGCGACCCGTCCTACATGATCGATACCAACGTTGTCACCGTTGTCGAGAACTCCTACATCTGCCCCTTCAAGTGCCGACACAACCATCTACTCTGCTACTACTGCGGAGCCAACTTCTCCGACCCAACCGGTCTTCGACACCACACCATCACCGAACACCAtccgaagaaattcaaagtaATCGAGCATAAGAAAATGATCAAAATGGACTTGACGAGAATTGATTGTCGGTTGTGTAGTGAGAACATTAGTGATTTAGATGAATTCAAGCGGCATATAACAACAGTgcataacaagaaatactatttTAACGCGAAAGATTTAATTTTACCGTTCAGATTGACTTTGAACGAACAGCAGTGCGCGTTGTGTGACGAAGTGTTTCCGTATTTTCACGCTTTAAACAAGCATATGAACAAACATTTTAGTAATTATGTGTGTGAGACGTGCGGGTTAGGGTTTGTGGATAAGGGGAGGTTCGTGATGCATCAGCAGAGGCATGAGGAGGGGGACTTTCCTTGTGAAACTTGCGGGAAGATTTTTAAGGCTCAGTACAATAG GGACCTCCACATCGACCGGGTGCACAACAAACGTGGGCGCGTGTTCTGCCCCAAATGCGACGTGAAACTGATGTCGTACACGCAGAAACTGAAACACTTAGTGGAGGTGCACGGTGACGCACCGCTGTCGTTCCCCTGTAGCTTGTGCGAACGCGTGTTCGGCACTAGAAGAACGCTAACTATACATAGGCGGAAGGACCATTTGAAAGACTACAG GTACGAGTGCCACTTCTGCGGCCAGAAGTTCTTCACCCGTTTCGCTCTCAATAACCACATGCCGACACACACGCGGGAACGCAACTTCAAGTGTAAGGTGTGCGAGAAAACTTATCCCAGACTCAAGACACTTAAAGACCACATGCGCATACATACGAACGACAGGAGGTATAGGTGTCATGTGTGTGGACAGGCCTTTATACAGAATTGTAGTCTGAAGGGGCATATGAAGAGCCAACATTCTGAATTTGGGTAA
- the LOC134752287 gene encoding zinc finger and SCAN domain-containing protein 12-like, which yields MSAPSRKGPVFDPGLCRCCGSIKKCRLLNVDYEFQGQKEVYADMFMDCFGLMLSHLDGTVETERLICATCVGRLRDACTFREQVLLCEDRLLQASIHVHQPSDTKVEIELKPGEVKVEMEPAEDPPDPNIMESEPVDDELDADVGDDRLSDIDIKEEIVKPRKKRKKESEREVQKRFRSLGNKLRSLLEQDGPCTYEPPPPEKPRPKCMDQEDKQFYNTTTIIENSFVCPFETSFSDYHCVYCREVFTDPKELREHTLSHDPNTYKDLVRINKKMPQIDVLRVDCRLCDEKIDDLDNFKTHVTNVHGKYLFKIQNEVLQFKLTVSHLACIVCNETFGYFHALRNHMAIHYGSCICDICGAHFFEERRLTEHQKSHNKRPGVKYSCKECGKEFKSKNGRYLHVATMHKKEPTYQCGKCEAVFFTYALRCRHRIEVHGEKREFACDHCDRSYDNRKSWREHNRRAHLKISKHKCDICDRMFYLPCQLKEHMTTHTGERNFRCEYCGKSYPRLRALRLHMKSHSDNKYRCGICDATFTQNVSLRNHVKKQHQGLDMENLRN from the exons ATGAGTGCCCCGAGTCGTAAAGGGCCCGTATTTGACCCAGGCCTctgccgctgctgcggctcCATCAAGAAATGTCGTCTGTTAAACGTGGACTACGAATTTCAGGGTCAAAAGGAAGTGTACGCTGATATGTTTATGGATTGTTTTGGATTGATG CTGTCCCATCTAGACGGTACTGTGGAGACAGAGCGCCTCATCTGTGCGACGTGTGTCGGGCGGCTGCGGGACGCATGCACCTTCCGCGAGCAGGTGCTGCTGTGTGAAGACCGGCTGCTGCAGGCCTCCATACATGTTCACCAACCCAGCG ATACCAAGGTCGAAATAGAACTGAAGCCaggagaggtgaaggtagaaaTGGAGCCAGCGGAAGACCCTCCGGATCCCAACATCATGGAGTCGGAGCCAGTCGATGATGAGTTGGATGCAGATGTTGGTGATGATCGCT TATCGGACATAGACATCAAAGAAGAAATCGTTAAGCCTCGTAAAAAGAGAAAGAAGGAGAGTGAGCGAGAGGTGCAGAAGCGGTTCCGCTCTCTCGGCAACAAGCTACGCAGCTTGTTGGAGCAGGACGGACCGTGTACTTACG aaCCTCCCCCACCAGAGAAACCACGCCCAAAATGCATGGATCAAGAGGACAAACAGTTTTACAACACCACCACCATAATTGAAAACTCCTTCGTGTGCCCCTTCGAGACCTCCTTCAGTGATTACCATTGCGTCTACTGCAGAGAGGTCTTTACGGACCCTAAGGAACTCAGGGAACATACTTTAAGCCATGACCCTAATACATATAAAGACTTagttagaataaataaaaaaatgcctcaAATAGATGTCTTAAGAGTAGACTGCAGGTTATGCGATGAGAAAATTGACGATttagataattttaaaactcaCGTAACAAATGTGCACGggaaatacttatttaaaattcaaaatgagGTCTTACAGTTTAAATTAACAGTAAGTCATTTGGCTTGTATagtttgtaatgaaacttttggATATTTTCACGCGCTCAGGAACCATATGGCTATACATTACGGGAGCTGCATCTGTGATATATGCGGAGCTCATTTCTTTGAAGAAAGAAGATTGACGGAACACCAGAAGTCACATAATAAAAGGCCAGGAGTGAAATACTCGTGTAAAGAGTGCGGGAAAgaatttaaatctaaaaatgggAGATATTTACATGTAGCGACTATGCATAAGAAGGAACCTACGTACCAGTGTGGGAAATGTGAAGCTGTCTTTTTCACTTATGCTTTAAGATGTCGACATAGAATAGAGGTTCACGGGGAGAAGAGGGAATTTGCTTGCGATCACTGCGATAGGTCTTATGATAATAGAAAATCTTGGAGAGAGCATAACCGGAGAGCTCATCTTAAGATTTCTAAGCATAAATGTGATATTTGCGATCGAATGTTTTATCTGCCTTGTCAGTTGAAAGAACATATGACAACGCATACAGGGGAGAGGAATTTTAGGTGTGAGTATTGTGGGAAATCGTACCCTAGGCTTAGGGCGTTAAGGTTGCATATGAAAAGTCACAGTgataataaatatagatgtgGTATATGTGATGCAACGTTCACGCAGAATGTCAGTTTGAGGAACCATGTAAAGAAACAACACCAGGGCTTGGATATGGAGAATTTGAGGAATTAA